The nucleotide sequence GCACTGGCATGCAGAACAAAGAGGCGGTCTTACATTCTATATCATCACCAGCCTCAAGCAGGCAGACTCTTAACAACTGCTGCCATTTTCCGATTATGACAATATTTAGCCGAAGCTCTCAAAAATAAATAGTACATTCAGGAACTGTTATTTACTTCACTGATTGTTCTACTGTTTTCTGGTAAGGCAACCGTATAGTAACCCTGACGCGTATTTAGCTTTACTCGAAAAAACGACAACATGAAATTTGCTTCAATCATCACCGGATCCGGTGCGTATATACCCGGCGAAATATGTAAAAATGACGCGTTTAATAGCAACACCTTTTTTGATGCGGCCGGCGTCCCCATTCCGGCAGACACCGGTGTTATCATCGATAAATTCCAATCCATTACGGGTATCAGCGAAAGACGTTATGCCCCTGCGCATATCAATACCTCTGATATGGCCGCTGCCGCAGGCTGGCAGGCACTAACAGATAGCGCTGTTGATCCTGAAACACTGGATCAGATCGTGGTGGCCCATAATTTCGGAGACGTTACCTATGGTACCATTCAGTCACAGAATGTGCCGGCGCTGGCCAATAATGTAAAGCATATCCTGGGCATCAAACGGCCCGAATGCATCGCCTATGATGTGTTGGTGGGCTGTCCGGGCTGGCTGCACGCCATGATCCAGTCGCACGCCTGGTTTACAGCCGGTATGGCCCGCAAGGTGCTGCTGATCGGCGCGGAAACATTATCCCGCGTTATTGATGCATCCGACAGGGACAGCATGATCTTTTCAGACGGTGCCGGCGCAGTTGTAATGGAATACAGACCCGCAACTACCGGCAATGCAGGAATACTGAGCTGCTGCGCGCAAACACATAGCATAGAAGAAGCAGACTATATCAACATGGGCAAAAGTTACCGGCAGAACGGGGACAATACACTCTATATAAAAATGAAGGGCCGGAAAGTATATGAGTACGCATTAAACCATGTGCCGCTTGCCATGAAGGAGTGCCTTGACAAAAGCGGTATCCACATCAGTGAAGTGCATAAGATCCTCATTCACCAGGCAAATGAAAAGATGGATGAAGAGATCATAAAGCGTCTTTACAAATTATACGGCGCCACTCCCCCTCCGGATGTAATGCCCATGAGCATCCAGTGGCTGGGCAACAGCTCGGTAGCTACCGTTCCAACCTTATACCACCTGATACGGCACAATAAAATTGCAGGACATGAGATCCCGGAGGGGGCCATCATTCTTTTTGCGTCGGTGGGCGCAGGAATGAATATCAATGCGGTCTGTTACCGGGCCTGACAAAGATCCCAGCAAACAACATACAGGATTATGCTGCCCTGGCGGTGACCTGTTTCCGGAAACCAATGCTTCGTTGAAAATGAATTCCGTAATTGCGGCATATACAACAGCTGCCACAGCAGCAATACCCTGCCTGTTACGCGGCTTATTCCTCCTCAGCATCCAGGATAAACGCCCGCAGTTATTAACCGGTGCCTCACCCGGCTGTTACCAGTTTTAAAAATCCGTCCCCGTAAAAAATACGTGCCAGGTCTTCATTTCCCGTCTTTTCATATTCGGCAATCCGTCTTTCATCCACAATACGCCAGAAATTTTTCAGCTTTAGTTCATTGTAATCTGCTGCTTTTATAAACAGCCCTTTTACCGATGCGCGGCTTTTAAACCGGATTTCAAATACAGGAGGATCCTGCTTTTGTACCGCCCCGGCAATTTGTTCGTATGTCATACGTAATGGTATTGGATCCGGGATCTATTCTGAAACAAAAACATGCCATCGCAACCAGTTAAAAACAGACAATTCACTCTTAGCCCCTTCAGGCACACCGGAATGGATCTTTTGTTCAATGATCTTCCCTTCCCGCAGGGTAAACCGGTCCTCGAGCGAAGCATAAAAATTGATGAGGAACAATACCTGATCACCGTTGTTTTTATCAAAGCTTCTCCTGCTGGGCTGTCCTTTGAACACATGCTCTCCACTGGCCCAGCTGTAATGTTTGTGTATCAGATCCTGTTTTTGAAAATGCATGGCATCTTTTTAAAAAGTTATCAACTACCACAGGCAGGCTTTCAACAAAGCGGACAGCCGTCCGCTACAACTGCACAAACGTTATCACCACAAAAAACCGGCACCATTCTCTCCTGGTGCTTCAGCTGATTCCGTATAAAAACGACCGAATACCATTTTCACGATGGCTGATCATAAAGAAGCAAAAACCACCTTCCCGGTCAGGCTTTCCGGATAAACCCTGACTGTTTGTTTATATTGATTTGGCTTAACTACAGAAAGATGAACCATCATTTAAAAACGGGAACAAAAAAGCAACTCCCGATTCATCGCAGATCTTCTGTACTCTATGAAGATAAGCTATTTACCTCATATTGTGGTAAGTTTTTTTCAGCCGGTCCCGCCCGGCAGGCAGCGGAGTTCCGGGCATCCGCAACCAGCAGCGGCATTTCAATACAACACCGGCTAACCGGTTGTTACTAATGCCGTTGAATACCGTAAAAAAACAAAATAAGGGCTATATCCTCCTTTTTTTGTATCTTTGCACGGTTAGTTTGAGTACTGCTCTATGTAAGCACATGCTTTTCAGCTTTTCCGCTTTATATATTTGCCTCTTCTCGAATCATTTATCACTTTATTAAAATTAAAACAATGAACATTTTTGTGTCCAATCTTGGGTACAGCTTCAGCACTGAAGATCTGAACGATTTATTTGCAGCCTATGGATCTGTTGATTCTGCACGCGTAATCACCGATAAATTCACCAAGCAAAGCCGGGGTTTTGGCTTTGTAGAGATGCCGGATGAGGCTGCAGCCCTGAAAGCCATCAAAGACCTGAACGGCTCCATGCAGGACGGACGTTCCATCAAAGTAATGGAAGCCCGGCCGAAAGAAGAAAAAAGCAGCTATTCCAACCGCTGGTAAGTGGTAAATGCCGGTTCAGTATTAAAAGACGTTTAAAAAAGCAATATATTATGGATGTACACGCGATAGAAAAATTTTTGGCCTCCGCTACTAAAAATACCGGGGCAGTAAACATTCACTTTAAAGACCGTTCTACTGTAACCGGCATTTTTATTAATTCACGCGATTATGAAGAGTTAAAGGCCAAAAACTTCTGGCGGGTAGTGAGCTCAAAAAACCTGCAGCAATGGGAGCGTACCAGAGATGTTAACCTTTCCCGCTTATTCAGCGGCTCCGGGTTCACCCGTCTCAGCGCTGCCACCAAATAGCGGATTACAGTCACATTAAACTATTTATTTAATTTAAAACAATCGAATGGGAGAAACCTGGAACAAAAGAGAAAGAGAACAACGTAAAAGAAACGCAAAAAAACAAAAAGAAGAAAAAAAACAGGAGCGCAAGGAAAATTCCGGTAAGGCAAAAAGCCTGGATGATATGCTGGCGTATGTGGATGAGTACGGAAACCTTTCCGCAACACCGCCTGAACGGAGGCCGGTAAAAACGGAAGACATCCCCCCTGTTGTTGCCAACACCCGCGAACTGAATGCCGGTGATACGACCCGGAAGGGCCTGGTCACTTTTTACGACAGCAATAAGGGTTACGGCTTTATCAAGGACAATGTTACCAAAGAAAGTTTTTTTGTACACATTAACTCATCGTCCGTGCAATTGCAGGAACAACTAAAAGTGGCTTTTGAAATTCAGAAGGGACCAAAAGGCATGGTGGCTGTGAATGTTACGGCAGATGCCTAAGACGGCCTGCAACACTATTACTGCAATGCATTCCGCATAACTATCAAATTTAATGGGTCGCAACAGCGACTCTGGTAAGTGCTTGCCCTTCTTCTATCTGGTTTCATTAAAAAATTTCGGCCTCGGGCGTCCATAAAATTTTCAATTGACAAAGGGAGAATACGCCCCGGGGCCTCTCTGTCATAAGCCGCAAATCCGCCTCCCTCCTGAACGGGTAGGCAAATCCTTCCGGGGCTGTAATCACTGACAATCACATTTCCCTACGGTACGGCTTTATAGAGAATTATCAGATATGATTATCCGACAGTTTTCCCGCGGTCCTGAAGGACTACAGCATTTTTTAACACCGTTGATCAGCTGGTTCCGCAGAACAAGCATGTCTTTTATCCGTGCATCCAGCAACCCGATCTTCCTGTGGATCATTTCCCTTACATTATCACAAGTGGCCTCATTCGTTTCGATCATCGACAGTACCTCAGCCGACTCCTTCAATGTAAAACCAAAGTTCTTAAGTCGCTTTATGGTTAGCAGCCGCTCCAGTACGGCTTCGGAATATTCTTTATAGTTGTTGTTACGACGCTCTTTCCGGGTCACAGAAATCAGCCCCTCCTTCTCATAAAAGCGAATCGTATCACGCGAAAGACCGGTTCGCGCCACCAATGCTCCTATTAACATAAAATTTCAAAGTTTTTACTTGACCGTAGACTATACTCCATGGTTTACCTTTGTAAAGGTAATACGTTCAGCCGCTTTTATTTTATTATAAATCTTATAACATGCGTCCCCTTTTCTTATTACTTTTTCTCATTTGTATAACCGATTCAGGAAAAGCCGGAGCACAGTCGGTGCCCCCGATAAAACTGAATACCCTGAACACACGCATCAACAATGGCAGGGATACCGTCTTTATCATCAATTTCTGGGCTTCCTGGTGTACTCCCTGCCTCAGAGAGCTGCCGCATTTTGAAACATTCAATAACCGGTTTAAGCAAAGCAAAGTCAAAGTTCTTTTAGTGAGTCTCGACTTTAAATCGGACCTGGACAAGACTGTGCTTCCCCTGGTTAAAAAACTGGAGTTGAAAAATGAAGTATTCCTGTTGGATGAATCCGATGCACAAACCTATATGAACAATATTGATACCGCCTGGTCCGGAGCACTACCTGCTACCCTTATTGTGAACAAAGCAAAAAATAAACGAAAGTTCCATGAAGGAACATATGACTTTAATGATCTTGTGAAAATTTATCACCAAAATAAATAACGATGAAAACGACGATTCTTTTACTTACACTATTCCTGGCAGCTTTGGCAAATGCCCAGATCCGTCCCCTTGCACCCGGCAGTATTGCGCCCGATATCAGGTTAACCAATACCAATGAAAAGGTGGTTGGCTTTGATGACTTTCCAAAAGCAAAAGGATTCATTGTTGTGTTCACCTGTAATACATGCCCCTATGCAAAGGCCTATGAACAGCGCATCATTTCGCTGAATGAAGAATTCAGTCCGCGCGGTTATCCTGTAATCGCTGTCAATCCCAATGATCCGGCCATTTCAAAAGGAGACAGTTTTGAAAACATGAAAGAACGTGCCAAAGAAAAAGGCTATACATTTCCCTACCTGTTCGATCCTGGTCAAAAGGTAACCAACCTGTACGGCGCTGCCAAAACCCCGCATTTATTCCTAATAAGAAAAAATAAGAGCACGCTGGTAATCGAATACACCGGTGCGATCGATGATGATCCGCAACAGTCGAACGCCGCACACACGAACTACGTAAGAGAAGCCATCAATGCACTGGATGCCGGCAAGCAGCCGGCCATTACAGCTACTAAGGCCATTGGATGTGGTGTGGCAAGACCCAAAAACAATAACAATTAATCAATCATTCGTTCAGGATCATGCTTATTATAAAATCCTTATTCATCTTTATTCTGGCGGGCATCTGTGAAATTGGCGGTGGTTATCTCATCTGGCTATGGCTCAAAGAAGAGCAGCCTGTCTGGTACGGTATCCTCGGCGCCTTTATTCTTGCTTTTTATGGTGTGGTGGCTACATGGCAACCCTCCAATTTTGGCCGGGTGTATGCTACTTATGGTGGTATCTTTATTGTACTTTCCCTGCTATGGGCATGGAAAATAGACGGGTTTAAGCCGGACCGTTATGACATTATCGGCGGATTGATTGCATTGATCGGAGTTTGCATTATCTTCTACGCACCCCGCTCTGCCCAGCAATGATCATAAAAGGTCTTTTGCTGATTTTTCTGTTTGCTGCTACTGCGGGATACCGCGAAATGTTGCGGCCTAAACAAACCGACATGGCAAAAAATAAAATCACTACCCCCTGTTCAGACAGTTGCGATAACAGCGATCAGCCACAAATCATGGCCTGTAAGTTAACCAGCCAGGAAATGCAAAGAAGGAAGATGACGGTCATTGAACGCTTAAAAAAACAGGTCATTAAAAAAAGAGCATTGAAAAATGGTTATGCCTATCAGTTTAAAGGCAGCGATGCCGTTGTGGATGAGCTGACGGAATTTATAAAGACAGAGCGGCTGTGTTGCGATTTTTTTGACTTTGAATTAAAAATTGCCGGAAATGCAGCTGTCGCCTGGCTTGCAATCACCGGCCCCCGGGGTGTAAAGGACTTTATCAATACCGAACTTGGGCTATAGCCGCATACAGGAACAACAATTGCCTGCCCAGATCGATGCTTCGGCCGTATTCCGGGAACAGCAAGGGCTATACTGTCTCCAGTTGATTCATCGCAAAATCCGCAACCGCATCGCATTTTGCCAGGTGAAAACCAAACGAACATGCGCTTTTATGCGACATGGTGAAAACGAGCCGTCACAGGCCCTAACCTGAAGAATATTTTGTAAATTGGCAGTGCGCTTTCGAAAAGACCGGCGGCGATACATAAAGCAATCTGCTGCGGATCACGTGGAAGTTGAATTGATAAAAAGAGCACTGCTAAAGCACAAGACATGAACAATTCCAATACCCAGGATCAGCGTATCGCAAAAATGATCTTCGCTTCTGTTTATCCCATGTATGTTGATAAGGTGGAGAAGAAGGGCCGGACCAAAGAAGAATTGCATCAGGTCATAACCTGGCTGACCGGCTTTAATGACCGGAAGTTGCAGCAGCTGATAAAAGACAGGGTAACATTTGAGGACTTCTTCCGGCAGGCTTCCCTGAATCCCAATGCCCGGCTTATTACCGGGGTGATCTGTGGCTACCGCGTAGAGGAAATCGAAAACCCGCTGACACAGCAGGCCCGGTACCTGGACAAGCTGGTGGACGAACTGGCGAAGGGCCGGAAAATGGAAAAGATCCTGCGCAGTGCGTAGGCCCTGTTCAGTATTGCTGCAAAAGCGGCAGTCGGATACCTGTAAATCACAAGGAGGTACAATTACAATGTCCTGCCGGACAAAATTCAGCGCTCCCGAACACTGCCTCCTGGATCATTGGGTTAACTGATTCAATGTCTTTATTTTCTGATTCAATTGATGCTCTACTACAAGATCGTAATCGGATTTTGTATCGTTGATTTTACTGGCCACCACAAATAATTCGAGAAACATTAAAAATGCAAAAAGGATGGAATAAAAAAACAATGCCACCGGTCGTTCCGATAATATCTCTATAATGGCATTCAACTCTTCCAGGAAGCCCTGGCTGGATTTCAAATCCTGTCTTAATGAGGCCTCTGCTTTTAATTTTTCTTGCGTGTACGCTTCTTTTTGATTCCGGAACACAGTCAGGTTCTGTTCGTTGATTTCAGTTTCTTTTATTTTTGGATTAGGAAGCGGCGTGATCGACACCGTGGTCTGAGGTCTGGTAGCATAGCTCCCGTCACCACGTCTGACCTGTATATTGGTCGTGGTTTTCGAAACTGATGGTATTGTTGGCCGCCTTGCTACTTCTTCGTGCAATGCCAGATTCTTTTTATCCAGCGAATCAATCTCCGTTTGAAGCTCCTGTAACTTTTTATCGATGATCATCAACCGGTTGGGCAGCTGCTCATTAACCTGCCGGTCCACGATCTGGATCATTTTCTTTTCAATATCATCTTTAAAAATGATCTGATCCAGAATAGCGGATCCGAGAACTGCCATAATAAAAGCAATCACCAGGCGAAAAATGCCCAGCCATTGACTTTTACCAACTGTAAGAATGATCTGGCGCTCAATTTGAATAATGATCAGCACAAAAATAAACGCCGTTAGAATACAGCCCCACAGGGGCGCATTGACATACCGTTCGGCAAAGGAATAGCCGATAAACGACCAGAGAATCATCAGGATCAAAATTGCCGAGGAATATTTCTTCAGCTGCTTTTTGCTGGCTTCCGTACAGGTGCCCAATATGCGATAGTTCCAGCCCGTTAAAAAACAGCCGATTTTTGTCCACCAGTCTTTCTTCATAATGAAGCGTCTATTTTTAAATTGTGTAAAGAGAGCGATGCCAGTCCCCGGGTGAATCCCACTTCATACGATTTAAAGATCCCCATCATGTATAAGGCCCCTTTATCGAGATCTTCTTTCATCTTCTTCAACTCCTCCACATGTTTTTCATACGTATTTTGTTTTGACCTTAACAACTCCACAATATCTGTTAAACCGGCCTGTCCGCGGGAAAGTATATGAAAATCAATATCCCGCAGCATGTCTTCATACTTTAGAAAAACCTGTTTGAATTTTATCTCCAGGTTGCTGCGGACAATGTCCAGGTTTGCCGCTTTATAGGACTGATCCGGATTTGTCAAAGCATCATTATAGGCTTTATTTTCATAGTCTTCTTTCAAAAAACCATAGATAATATCGATGGGCAGTTTTGAGCCGAACACCACAGAATAAGTAGCGCCGTTTTCTTCCACCGGATCAGAATCATCAATAAAATCAGATTCTTTTATTTCAGGAAGTGTATTACTTCTTGCTTCATCAGGTATTTCCGCCGGAACAGGTACCTGCTTTCTAAATAGATCAAAAAATCCCATCGCTTAACGTTGTTTAGGCTGTTTGTAATTATTAAATGTATTTTATCGGCACCTCATACCGGTAGTGCCCGCGGCTATGACAGCTTTCGCACAAGGTGATTAGTAAGTCGTCGCTATAATCCCAGGGATCGGCATGTTTTTGTAAGCGTTTAACAAAATGATACTGCTTGTGGTGTACATGCAGCTTTCCTTCCGTTCTGGCACAAATCACACATTTGTTCTTGTCCCGGCGCAAAATCCGTTTCCGTTTTTCGATCCAGCGGGGATCAAAAAGCTTTTCTCCATAATAGACTTTATCTTTCATTGGATGGTTCCTCCGTCTCATTTTTTTGCTGATAATGATCTGCGGTGGCCAACAGCTCCTTGCGGTACTGGTAAATATCATCCAGTGATGCCAGTAGTTTTCTCTCTCCGTTATCCTTCCCCCTGTGGAAAAGCTCCAGGTATTTTTTGGAGAAATTAAAATGCAGCCGCGCCAGTGGTTTCCGGTTATTATCGTCCAGCAAAATGCCAAAATACGACTGCGTATCCCTGAATGCGATCCGTGTTGCCGGCACTACTTCCCGCAGAATGGCTTTTACGATCTGTGAACCTTCTATTTCTTCCTCAGTAGTGATCCACTTCAATCCTTCCGGGTTCTCATCAACCGGCGCTACTTCGCGGGGTTCCTGTTTGGAAGGGTTTTTCTCATTAATATTCAATGCATTTTTCAGCCTGAAATTAATGGACTCATTGATCGCATTTGATAAGGCGCGTTTGGTGTATTCCTTAAAACTGTTCAGCCGGGATGCCGTCAGGGATTTATCAAAAAAACGGTTTACCAAAAGTTTTACCAATTCATCGGACGGGTCTTTCAGTTCTTTTTCGAACTCGTTGCGGATGGCTTTAATATATTTCAGATCTTCCGCTGAGTCCAAAATACCCATAAGATTGTAGCCATTCTTGGTAAATTTTTCAAGGAGCCGGATGCTGGAATCCTTCAGGTTAGCCAGCTCCAGGGTAAAAAACGGTTTATCATCCATAATATTCGGCCGTTCCAGGTCGGCGTAAAAATTGTAGACCAATCCATTCGTCAGCACCCCGAACCGGGACTTGGAAACATGATAGTAACGGTGCAGCTGGGAATTGTGCGCATCCACGCTTTCTTTCCAGTGTTTGCATTCAATGATCAGAACGGGCGCTCCGTCTTTTTTGATCACGTAATCAATTTTTTCGCCCTTCTTTGTTCCGATATCGCAAATGTATTCCGGGATCACTTCGGTAGGGTTAAAAATATCGTAACCGATTGCCTGAATAAACGGCATCACAAAAGCATTCTTGGTAGCTTCTTCGGTATTGATCTGATCTTTCAGCGCATCCACTCTTTGATGCAGCTGCTCCAGCTTTAGTTTTAAGTCATTCTCCATTTTATGCGGTTGTATTATGAATAAACTTTTTTGGCAACAGCAAACCCGGTAACATCCCGTATCATGCTACCGCTAAGATAGCCTGCCATTTGCTGCTTCGTTTACGGGAAACCGTAATCCGTAACACTGTTGATTCAGGCCTTTACCGGTGACGCCAGTTCCAGGGTGCCACGGGGTTCTCCGCCGCCCAAAGCCCCTTCCGTTGCTGCCTTGCTGCTGTCTCCAGTATCGCATATGCTGTGTCACCGGAATATTTCTTAAAATGCCAGGCAAGGCCATTCCTTACCAGTTCCTTATTAAGGTTCCGCCCGTCTTCCAGGATCACTTCCGCAATCAGCCGCCTGTTCCGGTCGTACCGGTTATAATGAATAAGCCTGACATATTTTCCAAAGCATAGCCCGGCAACAAACTGTTTTGCCTGGTTCCCAAAAGGCTGTTTCTTTTCGGGGCAGTCGATATGAGCAAACCGAACCACCTGTTCCCTGCCGTTCATCAGCAGTACAAATGTGTCTCCGTCTTTTACGCCGGTCACCTTATAGCAGGTTCCATACGTTGTCTCCCTCAGCCTGCTGCTGTCTGTCCGACCAGAGGACTCCCTGCATCCGGTCAAAATCAGGAATAAAGCAGTTATATACCAACACATCATTGAATTTTCAGGAACGATATTATACATAAAAAACGCCCGCTTGTGATACCGCCGTTATTTCAGCGGAAGGATATGTTTTTCATAGATATGCTCGGTTAAAGGGCTCAGGCTTCGTTCTGTATACACCGGATGCTCCCCTTTTCTTGTATAAAATTCTATGCCGCCGTTGAGTCTTATATAGGACATCCGGTTAATATCTGCTTCAGTTATCGTATCCGGTCGCGTCACTTTCCTGAAATGGAGCAGCTTTACCGTATCAAGCGGTATCACCAGGGCTCCGTACACTTTTTGATTGCAGGGTATTTGCTGGTAATGATCGCCGGTCCAGTACATGCAGGCGTCTTCCTTTGAATGATCCCACGTGATATAGCGGTAACCAGGTATCCCCAGCAATGCCAGCACAGAAATTATTAAAGGAGCTGTTCTGATTTTAAACCGGAACCGGGGTTTAACCGGCGCTTCCGGTTTCGCCGCAAACACTTCCACCTCCTCTTCTTTATTCCCCTCCATTGTATTATCCTCCTGCACTTCGCCAACCGGTTTGTGCTCTTCCTCCGGCACAGCCACTTCCATAAC is from Niabella beijingensis and encodes:
- a CDS encoding type I restriction endonuclease, which produces MENDLKLKLEQLHQRVDALKDQINTEEATKNAFVMPFIQAIGYDIFNPTEVIPEYICDIGTKKGEKIDYVIKKDGAPVLIIECKHWKESVDAHNSQLHRYYHVSKSRFGVLTNGLVYNFYADLERPNIMDDKPFFTLELANLKDSSIRLLEKFTKNGYNLMGILDSAEDLKYIKAIRNEFEKELKDPSDELVKLLVNRFFDKSLTASRLNSFKEYTKRALSNAINESINFRLKNALNINEKNPSKQEPREVAPVDENPEGLKWITTEEEIEGSQIVKAILREVVPATRIAFRDTQSYFGILLDDNNRKPLARLHFNFSKKYLELFHRGKDNGERKLLASLDDIYQYRKELLATADHYQQKNETEEPSNER
- a CDS encoding MerR family transcriptional regulator, which translates into the protein MLIGALVARTGLSRDTIRFYEKEGLISVTRKERRNNNYKEYSEAVLERLLTIKRLKNFGFTLKESAEVLSMIETNEATCDNVREMIHRKIGLLDARIKDMLVLRNQLINGVKKCCSPSGPRENCRIIISDNSL
- a CDS encoding RNA recognition motif domain-containing protein — encoded protein: MNIFVSNLGYSFSTEDLNDLFAAYGSVDSARVITDKFTKQSRGFGFVEMPDEAAALKAIKDLNGSMQDGRSIKVMEARPKEEKSSYSNRW
- a CDS encoding cold shock domain-containing protein, with the protein product MGETWNKREREQRKRNAKKQKEEKKQERKENSGKAKSLDDMLAYVDEYGNLSATPPERRPVKTEDIPPVVANTRELNAGDTTRKGLVTFYDSNKGYGFIKDNVTKESFFVHINSSSVQLQEQLKVAFEIQKGPKGMVAVNVTADA
- a CDS encoding thermonuclease family protein is translated as MMCWYITALFLILTGCRESSGRTDSSRLRETTYGTCYKVTGVKDGDTFVLLMNGREQVVRFAHIDCPEKKQPFGNQAKQFVAGLCFGKYVRLIHYNRYDRNRRLIAEVILEDGRNLNKELVRNGLAWHFKKYSGDTAYAILETAARQQRKGLWAAENPVAPWNWRHR
- a CDS encoding short-chain dehydrogenase, yielding MDVHAIEKFLASATKNTGAVNIHFKDRSTVTGIFINSRDYEELKAKNFWRVVSSKNLQQWERTRDVNLSRLFSGSGFTRLSAATK
- a CDS encoding YnfA family protein; this encodes MLIIKSLFIFILAGICEIGGGYLIWLWLKEEQPVWYGILGAFILAFYGVVATWQPSNFGRVYATYGGIFIVLSLLWAWKIDGFKPDRYDIIGGLIALIGVCIIFYAPRSAQQ
- a CDS encoding thioredoxin family protein: MKTTILLLTLFLAALANAQIRPLAPGSIAPDIRLTNTNEKVVGFDDFPKAKGFIVVFTCNTCPYAKAYEQRIISLNEEFSPRGYPVIAVNPNDPAISKGDSFENMKERAKEKGYTFPYLFDPGQKVTNLYGAAKTPHLFLIRKNKSTLVIEYTGAIDDDPQQSNAAHTNYVREAINALDAGKQPAITATKAIGCGVARPKNNNN
- a CDS encoding DUF2200 domain-containing protein — its product is MNNSNTQDQRIAKMIFASVYPMYVDKVEKKGRTKEELHQVITWLTGFNDRKLQQLIKDRVTFEDFFRQASLNPNARLITGVICGYRVEEIENPLTQQARYLDKLVDELAKGRKMEKILRSA
- a CDS encoding 3-oxoacyl-ACP synthase III family protein, coding for MKFASIITGSGAYIPGEICKNDAFNSNTFFDAAGVPIPADTGVIIDKFQSITGISERRYAPAHINTSDMAAAAGWQALTDSAVDPETLDQIVVAHNFGDVTYGTIQSQNVPALANNVKHILGIKRPECIAYDVLVGCPGWLHAMIQSHAWFTAGMARKVLLIGAETLSRVIDASDRDSMIFSDGAGAVVMEYRPATTGNAGILSCCAQTHSIEEADYINMGKSYRQNGDNTLYIKMKGRKVYEYALNHVPLAMKECLDKSGIHISEVHKILIHQANEKMDEEIIKRLYKLYGATPPPDVMPMSIQWLGNSSVATVPTLYHLIRHNKIAGHEIPEGAIILFASVGAGMNINAVCYRA
- a CDS encoding TlpA disulfide reductase family protein, which gives rise to MRPLFLLLFLICITDSGKAGAQSVPPIKLNTLNTRINNGRDTVFIINFWASWCTPCLRELPHFETFNNRFKQSKVKVLLVSLDFKSDLDKTVLPLVKKLELKNEVFLLDESDAQTYMNNIDTAWSGALPATLIVNKAKNKRKFHEGTYDFNDLVKIYHQNK
- a CDS encoding HNH endonuclease, whose product is MRRRNHPMKDKVYYGEKLFDPRWIEKRKRILRRDKNKCVICARTEGKLHVHHKQYHFVKRLQKHADPWDYSDDLLITLCESCHSRGHYRYEVPIKYI
- a CDS encoding DUF4407 domain-containing protein, giving the protein MKKDWWTKIGCFLTGWNYRILGTCTEASKKQLKKYSSAILILMILWSFIGYSFAERYVNAPLWGCILTAFIFVLIIIQIERQIILTVGKSQWLGIFRLVIAFIMAVLGSAILDQIIFKDDIEKKMIQIVDRQVNEQLPNRLMIIDKKLQELQTEIDSLDKKNLALHEEVARRPTIPSVSKTTTNIQVRRGDGSYATRPQTTVSITPLPNPKIKETEINEQNLTVFRNQKEAYTQEKLKAEASLRQDLKSSQGFLEELNAIIEILSERPVALFFYSILFAFLMFLELFVVASKINDTKSDYDLVVEHQLNQKIKTLNQLTQ